In Eubalaena glacialis isolate mEubGla1 chromosome 3, mEubGla1.1.hap2.+ XY, whole genome shotgun sequence, the following are encoded in one genomic region:
- the CEP85 gene encoding centrosomal protein of 85 kDa isoform X2 yields MELEKKLSASEVEVQLIRESLKVALQKHSEEGKKQEERVKGRDKHINNLKKKCQKESEQNREKQQRIETLERYLADLPTLEDHQKQSQQLKDSELKSTELQERVTELESLLEETQAACREKEVQLESLRQREAEFSSTRHSLQDKQCVEAASGEDTAQRGEGPQVEMESWQKECDSLRKIVEKQQQKIDQLRSQVQSLEQEVAQEEGTSQALKEEAQRRETALQQLRTAVKELSVQNQDLIEKNLTLQEHLRQAQSGSPSSSDTAQLAFELHQELASCLQDLQAVCSIVTQRAQGHDPNLSLLLGIHSTQHAGTQLDFQKPDVIRRKLEEVQQLRRDIEDLRTTMSDRYAQDMGENCVTQ; encoded by the exons ATGGAGCTTGAAAAGAAACTCTCTGCTTCAGAAGTTGAAGTCCAGCTCATCAGAGAGTCACTCAAAGTGGCACTGCAGAAGCATTCAGAGGAGgggaagaaacaggaagaaagg GTCAAGGGTCGTgataaacatatcaataatttgaaaaagaaatgtcagAAGGAATCAGAGCAGAACCGGGAGAAGCAGCAGCGTATTGAGACCTTGGAACGCTACCTGGCTGACCTGCCCACCTTGGAAGACCATCAGAAGCAGAGCCAGCAG CTTAAGGATTCTGAGTTGAAGAGCACAGAGCTGCAGGAGAGAGTGACTGAGCTGGAGAGTTTGCTGGAGGAGACCCAGGCAGCCTGCAGAGAGAAGGAGGTTCAACTGGAAAGCCTGAGACAGAGGGAAGCAGAATTCTCCTCCACTAGACATAG CTTGCAAGATAAGCAGTGTGTGGAGGCGGCCAGTGGAGAAGATACAGCTCAACGGGGAGAAGGTCCCCAAGTGGAAATGGAGTCCTGGCAGAAGGAATGTGATTCCCTTCGAAAG ATTGTGGAGAAGCAACAGCAGAAGATTGATCAGTTGCGTTCACAAGTACAG AGCCTAGAGCAGGAAGTGGCTCAAGAAGAAGGAACAAGCCAGGCCCTGAAAGAGGAGGCCCAAAGGAGGGAGACAGCCCTGCAGCAGCTGCGCACAGCTGTGAAAGAG CTTTCAGTACAGAACCAGGACCTCATTGAGAAGAATCTGACGCTCCAAGAACACCTGCGCCAGGCCCAGTCAGGGTCCCCATCTTCATCAGACACGGCCCAGCTGGCATTTGAGCTGCATCAGGAGTTGGCCAGTTGCCTTCAAGATCTGCAGGCTGTCTGTAGCATTGTGACCCAGAGGGCCCAGGGTCATGACCCCAATCTCTCCCTGCTCCTGGGCATTCACT CTACACAGCACGCAGGGACTCAGCTAGATTTTCAGAAGCCGGATGTGATCAGGAGGAAACTAGAAGAGGTTCAACAGCTACGCCGTGACATCGAGGACTTAAGGACCACCATGTCAGACAGATACGCCCAGGACATGGGAGAAAACTGTGTCACACAGTGA
- the SH3BGRL3 gene encoding LOW QUALITY PROTEIN: SH3 domain-binding glutamic acid-rich-like protein 3 (The sequence of the model RefSeq protein was modified relative to this genomic sequence to represent the inferred CDS: deleted 2 bases in 1 codon): MTRGLSRKETAPERGGLVSRPCSCCHRHPVCLSARARRPIRSMSSLRVYSTSVTGSREIKSQQSEVTRILDGKRIQYQLVDISQDNALRDEMRALAGNPKATPPQIVNGDQYCGDYELFVEAVEQNTLQEFLKLA; this comes from the exons ATGACTCGCGGGCTGAGCAGGAAGGAAACCGCTCCCGAGCGCGGCGGCCTCGTCTCCAGGCCGTGCAGCTGCTGCCACCGCCACCCCGTCTGCCTGTCGGCCCGT GCCCGTCGGCCCATCCGCAGCATGAGCAGCCTGCGCGTTTACAGCACGTCGGTCACCGGCTCCCGCGAA ATCAAGTCCCAGCAGAGCGAGGTGACCCGCATCCTGGATGGGAAGCGCATCCAGTACCAGCTAGTGGATATCTCCCAAGACAACGCCCTGCGGGATGAGATGCGAGCCTTGGCGGGCAACCCCAAGGCCACCCCACCCCAGATTGTCAACGGGGACCAGTACTGTGGG gactATGAGCTCTTTGTGGAGGCTGTGGAACAAAACACACTGCAGGAGTTCCTGAAACTGGCCTGA
- the CEP85 gene encoding centrosomal protein of 85 kDa isoform X1 produces the protein MAMQEKYPSERISHATSPGSNVIQRGGSLGTEWQTPVISEAFRSRFSRCSSIADSGDTAIGTSCSDIAEDFCSSSSSPSFQPIKSHVTIPTAHVMPSTLGTYPAKANSPAGPSSSKLPLSGLTESVGMTRNGDLGAMKRSPGLSRDFMYLCGAAGENGVEQSWFPAVGHEREEEARKFDIPNMESTLNQSAMMETLYSDPHYRVFFHNPRTDTNKELYKVLPETKKAPGSGAVCERNGPHPSGSGVLPLGLQPAPGLSKPLPSQVWQLNPDPWHPRERSCELSTCQQQLDLIRLQMEQMQLQNGAICHHPAAFSPSLPTLDPAQWISILNSNENLLKEKELLIDKQRKHISQLEQKVRESELQVHGALLGRPAPFGDVCLLRLQELQRENTFLRAQFAQKTEALSKEKMELEKKLSASEVEVQLIRESLKVALQKHSEEGKKQEERVKGRDKHINNLKKKCQKESEQNREKQQRIETLERYLADLPTLEDHQKQSQQLKDSELKSTELQERVTELESLLEETQAACREKEVQLESLRQREAEFSSTRHSLQDKQCVEAASGEDTAQRGEGPQVEMESWQKECDSLRKIVEKQQQKIDQLRSQVQSLEQEVAQEEGTSQALKEEAQRRETALQQLRTAVKELSVQNQDLIEKNLTLQEHLRQAQSGSPSSSDTAQLAFELHQELASCLQDLQAVCSIVTQRAQGHDPNLSLLLGIHSTQHAGTQLDFQKPDVIRRKLEEVQQLRRDIEDLRTTMSDRYAQDMGENCVTQ, from the exons ATGGCCATGCAGGAGAAATACCCAAGTGAGCGGATCTCGCATGCCACATCACCAG GTTCCAATGTGATTCAGAGGGGCGGTTCCCTGGGGACTGAATGGCAGACCCCAGTTATCTCGGAGGCCTTTCGGAGCCGCTTCAGCCGCTGTTCAAGTATAGCCGACAGTGGGGACACAGCCATTGGCACATCATGCTCAGACATTGCGGAGG ATTTTTGCAGCTCAAGTAGCAGTCCTTCTTTCCAGCCCATCAAAAGCCACGTAACCATTCCAACAGCCCATGTGATGCCTTCTACTTTGGGGACCTATCCTGCCAAGGCAAATTCTCCTGCCGGACCCTCTTCTTCCAAACTTCCTTTGTCAGGGTTgactgaaagtgtggggatgACAAGAAATGGAGACCTCGGTGCAATGAAACGTTCTCCAGGCCTGTCTAGAGATTTCATGTATCTTTGTGGTGCTGCTGGAGAGAATGGAGTTGAGCAGTCCTGGTTTCCAGCAGTGGGCCATGAAAGAGAAGAAGAGGCGAGGAAGTTTGATATTCCCAATATGGAGTCTACCCTCAATCAGTCGGCAATGATGGAGACACTTTATTCAGATCCCCACTACCGAGTCTTCTTCCACAACCCAAGAACCGACACAAACAAGGAGTTATACAAAGTGTTGCCTGAGACCAAGAAGGCACCAGGCAGTGGGGCGGTATGTGAGCGGAATGGACCACACCCTAGTGGCAGCGGGGTTCTTCCTTTGGGACTCCAGCCTGCCCCTGGGCTCTCCAAGCCTCTACCTTCTCAGGTGTGGCAACTGAATCCTGACCCTTGGCATCCCCGCGAGCGATCTTGTGAGCTCAGCACTTGTCAGCAGCAGCTGGATTTGATCCGTTTACAGATGGAGCAAATGCAG CTTCAGAATGGAGCCATCTGCCACCATCCtgctgctttttctccttcattgcCCACATTAGACCCAGCACAGTGGATCAGCATCTTGAACAGTAATGAAAACCTTCTGAAGGAAAAGGAGCTCCTTATTGACAA GCAGAGGAAACATATCTCTCAGCTGGAGCAGAAAGTGCGAGAGAGCGAACTACAAGTCCACGGTGCTCTTTTGGGCCGCCCTGCCCCCTTTGGGGATGTCTGCTTGCTGAGACTGCAG GAATTGCAGCGAGAGAACACTTTCTTACGTGCACAGTTTGCGCAGAAGACAGAAGCCTTGAGCAAAGAAAAGATGGAGCTTGAAAAGAAACTCTCTGCTTCAGAAGTTGAAGTCCAGCTCATCAGAGAGTCACTCAAAGTGGCACTGCAGAAGCATTCAGAGGAGgggaagaaacaggaagaaagg GTCAAGGGTCGTgataaacatatcaataatttgaaaaagaaatgtcagAAGGAATCAGAGCAGAACCGGGAGAAGCAGCAGCGTATTGAGACCTTGGAACGCTACCTGGCTGACCTGCCCACCTTGGAAGACCATCAGAAGCAGAGCCAGCAG CTTAAGGATTCTGAGTTGAAGAGCACAGAGCTGCAGGAGAGAGTGACTGAGCTGGAGAGTTTGCTGGAGGAGACCCAGGCAGCCTGCAGAGAGAAGGAGGTTCAACTGGAAAGCCTGAGACAGAGGGAAGCAGAATTCTCCTCCACTAGACATAG CTTGCAAGATAAGCAGTGTGTGGAGGCGGCCAGTGGAGAAGATACAGCTCAACGGGGAGAAGGTCCCCAAGTGGAAATGGAGTCCTGGCAGAAGGAATGTGATTCCCTTCGAAAG ATTGTGGAGAAGCAACAGCAGAAGATTGATCAGTTGCGTTCACAAGTACAG AGCCTAGAGCAGGAAGTGGCTCAAGAAGAAGGAACAAGCCAGGCCCTGAAAGAGGAGGCCCAAAGGAGGGAGACAGCCCTGCAGCAGCTGCGCACAGCTGTGAAAGAG CTTTCAGTACAGAACCAGGACCTCATTGAGAAGAATCTGACGCTCCAAGAACACCTGCGCCAGGCCCAGTCAGGGTCCCCATCTTCATCAGACACGGCCCAGCTGGCATTTGAGCTGCATCAGGAGTTGGCCAGTTGCCTTCAAGATCTGCAGGCTGTCTGTAGCATTGTGACCCAGAGGGCCCAGGGTCATGACCCCAATCTCTCCCTGCTCCTGGGCATTCACT CTACACAGCACGCAGGGACTCAGCTAGATTTTCAGAAGCCGGATGTGATCAGGAGGAAACTAGAAGAGGTTCAACAGCTACGCCGTGACATCGAGGACTTAAGGACCACCATGTCAGACAGATACGCCCAGGACATGGGAGAAAACTGTGTCACACAGTGA